A window of Primulina tabacum isolate GXHZ01 chromosome 4, ASM2559414v2, whole genome shotgun sequence contains these coding sequences:
- the LOC142543675 gene encoding uncharacterized protein LOC142543675 isoform X2 — protein sequence MATAEEPALQAETVNEAVATEPWKDEKPSGKPTKKTAASKRTKPKKVAAPRKRGSSSHPPYFVMIQDAIVTLKDRTGSSQYAITKFNEEKQKNLPPNFKKILLVQLRKLVASGKLVKVKASYKLPSGPSAPAKKKPALAAKSKDTASKTSKPKKVTAPKAKQATKTKPVSKTKPAAKTKPDSKAKPVAKPEAAADPVKPKTAPKRKEPEEDKNKKKPAAKTAKVSASGSPGKKKAAVAGAKKTVAKAPVKSVKPKSVKSPAKKAAARRGKK from the exons ATGGCTACAGCCGAAGAACCAGCACTCCAGGCCGAGACGGTGAATGAGGCGGTTGCTACTGAGCCGTGGAAGGACGAGAAACCGTCGGGAAAGCCCACTAAGAAAACAGCCGCTTCTAAGAGAACCAAGCCTAAGAAGGTTGCCGCGCCGAGAAAGCGGGGCTCATCCTCTCACCCTCCTTACTTCGTG ATGATTCAAGACGCGATCGTGACCCTAAAGGATAGGACGGGATCGAGCCAATATGCGATCACGAAGTTTAACGAAGAGAAACAGAAGAATCTTCCACCCAACTTCAAGAAGATTTTGCTGGTTCAGTTGAGGAAGCTCGTTGCTTCTGGAAAGCTCGTGAAAGTCAAGGCCTCGTATAAGTTGCCGTCTGGTCCTTCTGCTCCGGCTAAGAAGAAACCGGCTCTCGCTGCCAAGTCAAAAGATACTGCCAGCAAAACCTCTAAGCCGAAGAAGGTAACTGCTCCCAAAGCTAAGCAAGCAACGAAGACAAAGCCCGTTTCTAAG ACTAAGCCAGCAGCGAAGACAAAGCCCGATTCTAAGGCAAAGCCTGTTGCGAAGCCGGAAGCTGCTGCTGATCCCGTGAAGCCAAAAACCGCGCCGAAGCGAAAGGAACCGGAGGAGGACAAAAATAAGAAGAAACCGGCTGCTAAGACGGCAAAAGTATCAGCAAGTGGCTCGCCGGGGAAGAAGAAGGCAGCGGTTGCAGGAGCAAAGAAAACGGTGGCCAAGGCTCCGGTGAAGAGTGTAAAGCCCAAGTCTGTCAAGTCTCCGGCGAAGAAAGCCGCTGCAAGAAGGGGAAAGAAATAA
- the LOC142543675 gene encoding uncharacterized protein LOC142543675 isoform X1 — MATAEEPALQAETVNEAVATEPWKDEKPSGKPTKKTAASKRTKPKKVAAPRKRGSSSHPPYFVMIQDAIVTLKDRTGSSQYAITKFNEEKQKNLPPNFKKILLVQLRKLVASGKLVKVKASYKLPSGPSAPAKKKPALAAKSKDTASKTSKPKKVTAPKAKQATKTKPVSKVKLAAKTKPASKTKPAAKTKPDSKAKPVAKPEAAADPVKPKTAPKRKEPEEDKNKKKPAAKTAKVSASGSPGKKKAAVAGAKKTVAKAPVKSVKPKSVKSPAKKAAARRGKK, encoded by the exons ATGGCTACAGCCGAAGAACCAGCACTCCAGGCCGAGACGGTGAATGAGGCGGTTGCTACTGAGCCGTGGAAGGACGAGAAACCGTCGGGAAAGCCCACTAAGAAAACAGCCGCTTCTAAGAGAACCAAGCCTAAGAAGGTTGCCGCGCCGAGAAAGCGGGGCTCATCCTCTCACCCTCCTTACTTCGTG ATGATTCAAGACGCGATCGTGACCCTAAAGGATAGGACGGGATCGAGCCAATATGCGATCACGAAGTTTAACGAAGAGAAACAGAAGAATCTTCCACCCAACTTCAAGAAGATTTTGCTGGTTCAGTTGAGGAAGCTCGTTGCTTCTGGAAAGCTCGTGAAAGTCAAGGCCTCGTATAAGTTGCCGTCTGGTCCTTCTGCTCCGGCTAAGAAGAAACCGGCTCTCGCTGCCAAGTCAAAAGATACTGCCAGCAAAACCTCTAAGCCGAAGAAGGTAACTGCTCCCAAAGCTAAGCAAGCAACGAAGACAAAGCCCGTTTCTAAGGTTAAGCTAGCAGCGAAGACAAAGCCCGCTTCTAAGACTAAGCCAGCAGCGAAGACAAAGCCCGATTCTAAGGCAAAGCCTGTTGCGAAGCCGGAAGCTGCTGCTGATCCCGTGAAGCCAAAAACCGCGCCGAAGCGAAAGGAACCGGAGGAGGACAAAAATAAGAAGAAACCGGCTGCTAAGACGGCAAAAGTATCAGCAAGTGGCTCGCCGGGGAAGAAGAAGGCAGCGGTTGCAGGAGCAAAGAAAACGGTGGCCAAGGCTCCGGTGAAGAGTGTAAAGCCCAAGTCTGTCAAGTCTCCGGCGAAGAAAGCCGCTGCAAGAAGGGGAAAGAAATAA
- the LOC142543673 gene encoding E3 ubiquitin protein ligase DRIP2-like isoform X1 — translation MPNQVVKAKRGSVASCMTCPLCHKLFRDATTIIECLHTFCRKCIFKKLSDEEMDCCPVCDIDLGCAPLEKLRPDHNLQDIRAKIFPYKKALEVVTPVTFPAKRKERSLSSLVVSTPRVSMQSGMTGRRSKSIARKASRGSSFIAEKHFRKEEESSDHPESSSSREILTKFTQIARKKSTAAEPSDKGGENRSELWEGRLDLWKPLTCLVDAANRSKSSKFTTQVSATKSESHEIERELAKTKNKENRLKSKVQTENSTLHSPQESVKPKKLRRGRQKKGENSGEFRVPPQVLLEAACARFDQKNHPVWFSLVASDEQDGDAPLPQITSSYLRIKDGSVPVSLIKKYLKLKLDLASENEVEIKCMGQTVIPTLTLNNLVELWLQTTGTERASANIGSSAKDFVMVLCYARKFPAAS, via the exons TTTGCAGGAAATGCATATTCAAGAAGCTATCGGATGAGGAAATGGACTGCTGCCCAGTTTGCGATATTGATCTGGGATGTGCTCCTTTAGAGAAATTGAG GCCTGATCATAATTTGCAAGATATAAGAGCAAAAATATTCCCTTATAAAAAGGCTCTGGAGGTCGTGACTCCTGTCACTTTTCCAGccaaaagaaaggaaagatcTCTCTCATCATTGGTGGTCAGCACTCCAAGAGTTTCGATGCAGAGTGGGATGACTGGTAGAAGATCAAAATCCATTGCTAGAAAAGCTTCGAGAGGTTCAAGTTTCATTGCAGAGAAACATTTTAGAAAAGAGGAAGAATCGAGTGACCACCCTGAGAGCTCTAGCTCACGGGAGATTTTAACAAAATTTACTCAGATTGCGCGAAAG AAATCTACTGCTGCTGAGCCATCTGATAAAGGAGGGGAGAATCGTTCTGAACTTTGGGAGGGGAGACTTGATCTTTGGAAACCATTAACGTGTTTGGTGGATGCAGCGAATAGGAGCAAATCCTCAAAGTTTACAACTCAAGTATCTGCTACTAAATCAGAATCCCATGAGATTGAGAGAGAACTCGCTAAGACAAAAAATAAGGAAAACAGGCTGAAATCGAAGGTTCAAACTGAGAACTCTACTCTTCACTCCCCACAAGAATCGGTAAAACCTAAAAAATTGAGAAGAGGTCGCCAGAAAAAGGGTGAAAACTCTGGAGAATTCAGGGTCCCACCTCAGGTTCTGCTCGAAGCTGCCTGTGCTAGATTTGACCAAAAGAATCATCCGGTTTGGTTCTCATTAGTGGCATCTGATGAGCA GGATGGAGACGCACCCTTGCCTCAGATTACTTCTAGTTACCTGAGAATAAA GGATGGGAGCGTACCGGTTTCTCTGATTAAAAAATACCTGAAATTGAAGTTGGATCTTGCAAGCGAAAATGAG GTCGAAATAAAATGCATGGGACAGACAGTGATCCCCACACTAACGCTGAATAATCTTGTCGAACTCTGGCTTCAAACAACTGGCACAGAAAGAGCATCAGCCAACATTGGCTCATCTGCAAAGGACTTCGTGATGGTATTATGCTATGCCCGCAAATTTCCAGCAGCCAGTTGA
- the LOC142543674 gene encoding calmodulin calcium-dependent NAD kinase-like, with translation MAISFPLSADHIFSSNPTYTQIILASSMGLIIAAAMHYRFKKIRDHRIIPHIKVSNTGQVVKLERFSHYVARQLGFVDRKECPNLCKLASDYIRKVDGCEEELYAFFANEPDADSLFIKMVEEFERCILSYFAFHWKHASYMISQVLGAESEPKKKLRHIVMAATREQRFERVTKNLKVARVFTTLVEEMKAIGLVSLDDSQCTDVMVPMAHKDRSPVLLFMGGGMGAGKSTVLKEILKEPFWIGASGNAVVIEADAFKESDVIYKALSSTGHHDMLQTAELVHQSSTDAASSLLVTALNEGRDVIMDGTLSWVPFVVQTITMARNVHRRRYRMGAGYKDKNGVVTESYWEQIDEEQEQGETKKRRPYRIELVGVVCDAYLAVIRGVRRAIMCRRAVRINSQLKSHKRFADAFSTYCQLVDNARLYCTNALEGPPKLIGWKDKDKTLLVDPDEINCLKVVSKLNDKADSIFELYKRTNPAYEAGSVWKDIVLSPSRLNIQKELKYSIQKVERQRESD, from the exons ATGGCAATATCTTTTCCCCTTTCAGCAGATCATATCTTCAGTTCGAATCCCACATATACACAAATAATTTTAGCCTCGTCCATGGGATTGATCATAGCAGCAGCGATGCATTATCGATTCAAGAAAATAAGAGATCACCGGATCATCCCACATATAAAGGTTTCAAATACTGGCCAGGTTGTGAAGCTTGAAAGATTCTCCCATTACGTAG CAAGGCAACTGGGATTCGTAGATAGAAAAGAATGCCCGAATCTCTGTAAATTAGCTTCTGATTACATAAGAAAAGTGGACGGGTGTGAGGAAGAATTATACGCATTTTTTGCTAATGAACCAGATGCAGACTCGCTGTTTATAAAGATGGTAGAAGAGTTTGAGAGGTGTATTCTTAGTTATTTCGCTTTTCACTGGAAACATGCTTCCTACATGATCAGTCAG GTTCTTGGTGCTGAATCAGAACCAAAAAAGAAGCTTAGACACATAGTCATGGCAGCCACCAG AGAACAGAGATTTGAAAGGGTGACAAAGAATCTGAAGGTGGCTAGAGTATTTACCACGTTAGTGGAAGAAATGAAAGCCATTGGTCTCGTATCTCTCGATGATTCACAGTGTACCGATGTGATGGTTCCGATGGCTCATAAAGACAGAAGTCCTGTTCTCCTCTTCATGGGTGGTGGAATGGGGGCTGGCAAGAGTACTGTACTAAAGGAAATTCTCAAAGA ACCATTCTGGATTGGAGCATCTGGGAATGCTGTTGTTATAGAAGCAGATGCCTTCAAAGAGTCGGATGTCATTTACAAAGCCCTAAGCTCCACAGGGCACCATGACATGCTTCAAACTGCAGAACTG GTGCACCAATCATCTACTGATGCAGCATCATCCCTCCTTGTAACCGCACTGAATGAAGGGCGAGATGTGATCATGGATGGCACCCTGTCATGGGTTCCATTTGTTGTGCAGACCATAACCATGGCTAGAAATGTTCACAGACGTCGATACCGCATGGGAGCTGGTTACAAGGATAAAAACGGAGTTGTAACTGAAAGCTATTGGGAACAGATAGATGAAGAACAAGAACAGGGGGAAACCAAGAAGAGAAGGCCATATAGAATAGAGCTGGTGGGGGTTGTTTGCGATGCTTATTTAGCGGTTATTCGAGGAGTAAG GAGGGCTATAATGTGTCGACGAGCGGTGAGAATAAATTCCCAGCTGAAATCACACAAGAGGTTTGCAGATGCTTTCAGTACCTACTGCCAACTGGTAGACAATGCTCGACTCTATTGTACCAACGCGTTGGAAGGTCCTCCAAAG TTAATAGGATGGAAAGACAAAGACAAGACTTTGTTGGTTGATCCAGACGAAATAAATTGTTTAAAAGTTGTAAGCAAGTTGAATGACAAAGCAGATTCAATATTCGAGCTCTACAAACGTACAAATCCAGCTTATGAGGCAGGGTCAGTTTGGAAAGACATCGTTTTGTCCCCTTCAAGGCTTAATATCCAGAAAGAACTCAAATACTCAATTCAGAAGGTTGAAAGACAAAGAGAGAGCGATTAG
- the LOC142543673 gene encoding E3 ubiquitin protein ligase DRIP2-like isoform X2, translating into MDCCPVCDIDLGCAPLEKLRPDHNLQDIRAKIFPYKKALEVVTPVTFPAKRKERSLSSLVVSTPRVSMQSGMTGRRSKSIARKASRGSSFIAEKHFRKEEESSDHPESSSSREILTKFTQIARKKSTAAEPSDKGGENRSELWEGRLDLWKPLTCLVDAANRSKSSKFTTQVSATKSESHEIERELAKTKNKENRLKSKVQTENSTLHSPQESVKPKKLRRGRQKKGENSGEFRVPPQVLLEAACARFDQKNHPVWFSLVASDEQDGDAPLPQITSSYLRIKDGSVPVSLIKKYLKLKLDLASENEVEIKCMGQTVIPTLTLNNLVELWLQTTGTERASANIGSSAKDFVMVLCYARKFPAAS; encoded by the exons ATGGACTGCTGCCCAGTTTGCGATATTGATCTGGGATGTGCTCCTTTAGAGAAATTGAG GCCTGATCATAATTTGCAAGATATAAGAGCAAAAATATTCCCTTATAAAAAGGCTCTGGAGGTCGTGACTCCTGTCACTTTTCCAGccaaaagaaaggaaagatcTCTCTCATCATTGGTGGTCAGCACTCCAAGAGTTTCGATGCAGAGTGGGATGACTGGTAGAAGATCAAAATCCATTGCTAGAAAAGCTTCGAGAGGTTCAAGTTTCATTGCAGAGAAACATTTTAGAAAAGAGGAAGAATCGAGTGACCACCCTGAGAGCTCTAGCTCACGGGAGATTTTAACAAAATTTACTCAGATTGCGCGAAAG AAATCTACTGCTGCTGAGCCATCTGATAAAGGAGGGGAGAATCGTTCTGAACTTTGGGAGGGGAGACTTGATCTTTGGAAACCATTAACGTGTTTGGTGGATGCAGCGAATAGGAGCAAATCCTCAAAGTTTACAACTCAAGTATCTGCTACTAAATCAGAATCCCATGAGATTGAGAGAGAACTCGCTAAGACAAAAAATAAGGAAAACAGGCTGAAATCGAAGGTTCAAACTGAGAACTCTACTCTTCACTCCCCACAAGAATCGGTAAAACCTAAAAAATTGAGAAGAGGTCGCCAGAAAAAGGGTGAAAACTCTGGAGAATTCAGGGTCCCACCTCAGGTTCTGCTCGAAGCTGCCTGTGCTAGATTTGACCAAAAGAATCATCCGGTTTGGTTCTCATTAGTGGCATCTGATGAGCA GGATGGAGACGCACCCTTGCCTCAGATTACTTCTAGTTACCTGAGAATAAA GGATGGGAGCGTACCGGTTTCTCTGATTAAAAAATACCTGAAATTGAAGTTGGATCTTGCAAGCGAAAATGAG GTCGAAATAAAATGCATGGGACAGACAGTGATCCCCACACTAACGCTGAATAATCTTGTCGAACTCTGGCTTCAAACAACTGGCACAGAAAGAGCATCAGCCAACATTGGCTCATCTGCAAAGGACTTCGTGATGGTATTATGCTATGCCCGCAAATTTCCAGCAGCCAGTTGA